TCCGTGTGTCTCGCGTCAAAGGCAAAACGCTGTTCGAGATGGCGGAAAAAGACCCCTCGCTGAACTACGTCTGCGACTATTACCTCAATATTGCCGACCAAATTTTGGCTCGTCCCGAAGGGGTTGTGCCCAGCGATGCACCCGACCGCGACCTGTTTAGCCTGCTGTCTGATTTTTACTTGAATCCTAAAGAAGCGCCGAAGCGGGCCGAAGAGGAACTGGACTTGATGATGGTCTAGTGATAGATAAAGGGGGCAGGAGTTGGGGTCAGAGGTCGGGGAAAAGCCTGCAATTCTTTAGCTTTGCGGAAGATGACAGAAGGGGCGATCGCCACCCGATACTCTAAACTCTGTAGTTTGAATCCCCGAACCCTGACTCCCGAACCCTGACCCCTAATGAACGTTCAATACCTCCGCAAGTCCCTGAAAATCGCCTGGCTCACCTACTATCGTGAAAATCGAGAGTGGATTGCGCGGCTGGGCGTTTGGGTAGACTGTACCGGACAGCGGCGACCCTCCTCTGGATTCATTTTGGGAACGCTCTCGACCCTAGAGCCACAGTTGACGAGCCTGCTGCCGCTGATTGTAGACCTCAGCAACGACCCCGACCGCATCATCCTGGCGCTAGGGCTCAACTTCAACCCCGACGACGAACTCGACGAACTGGACGACGACGCTCCCAAAATGCTCCCCAGCCGCACCCTCGCCTCCGAAACGCCCCTCGACCTGCCCGAAACCAAGCCCGCTAGCAAGGTTCCCGCTGTCCGCCTGTCTTCCAAAATTGACGAAGCCTGTACGGGCGTGGGAGAGCGGGATTAACGGAGCGCCCGGAGTGATGGCTAGTTTACTTCACGTTACGCCAGCCCCCAATCCCCAATTCTTCTCTTCCCTCTTCAACATCCCAACACTCCAATACTCGCCATGACCCTCGCCGATACTCAACCCCAAGCGCTGAACTTTGACTGTGAAACGGGCAACTATCATACCTTCTGCCCAATTAGCTGCGTCGCGTGGCTCTATCAAAAAATTGAGGACAGTTTCTTTCTGGTCATCGGCACCAAGACCTGCGGCTATTTCTTGCAAAACGCGATGGGCGTGATGATTTTTGCCGAGCCGCGCTATGCAATGGCAGAACTGGAAGAGGGCGATATTTCTGCCCAGCTAAACGATTACGAAGAGCTAAAGCGGCTGTGTGAACAGATTAAGCGCGATCGCAATCCGTCCGTCATCGTATGGATCGGCACCTGCACCACCGAAATCATCAAAATGGATTTGGAAGGCCTCGCGCCCAAGCTGGAGGCAGAGATCGGCATTCCCATTGTCGTGGCCCGCGCCAACGGACTGGACTACGCCTTTACCCAAGGCGAAGACACCGTGCTGGCGGCAATGGCGGCCCGCTGCCCCGACAAAGCACCCGTGCTGGAGTCCGAAAAAGCCGAGCGCAACGCCGTGCAGCGATTGTTGAACTTTGGCCGCAAGCAGGAAGACGTGAAGGCGGAAGAATCGGAATATGTAGACCATCCGCCGCTGGTGCTGTTCGGCTCCCTGCCCGATCCGGTCGTCACGCAACTGACGCTAGAACTAAAGAAGCAGGGCATCCGGGTTTCTGGCTGGCTACCGGCCAAGCGGTTTACGGAGCTGCCTGTGATCGAAGAAGGCTATTACGTCTGCGGCGTGAACCCGTTCCTGTCTCGCACCGCCACCACGCTGATGCGCCGCCGCAAGTGCAAGCTGATCGGCGCACCCTTCCCCATCGGCCCAGACGGAACCCGCGCCTGGGTGGAGAAAATTTGCTCTGTGTTTGGCATTGAGCCGAAGGGACTGGAAGAGCGCGAAACCAAAATCTGGGAAGGGCTGGAGGATTACGTTTCTCTGCTACGCGGCAAGTCGGTCTTTTTCATGGGGGATAACCTGCTGGAAATTTCCCTGGCCCGCTTCCTGATTCGCTGCGGCATGACTGTCCCCGAAATCGGCATTCCCTATATGGACAAGCGCTACCAGGCGGCGGAACTGGCGCTGCTAGAGAAGACCTGTGCCGAAATGGGCGTGCCGCTGCCCCGCATTGTGGAAAAGCCCGACAACTATAACCAGATTCAGCGGATTTATGACCTGAATCCTGATCTGGTGATCACGGGCATGGCCCACGCCAACCCGCTAGAGGCGCGGGGCATTAATACTAAGTGGTCGGTGGAGTTCACCTTTGCCCAGATTCACGGCTTTGCCAACGCCCGCGACATCCTGGAACTGGCGACCCGCCCGCTGCGCCGAAATACCTCGCTGAAGGATCTGGGCTGGGACAAGCTGGTCAAGGAAGAGGCAAACGTGTAGGGCGCTTGTCCTGATCTAGCCCGCGTCTGAGACAACCCTTGGCAAAACTGATTCCGGCAGGATTTACGCAGTTGGATGATTTCTGGTGGGCCTTGTCTGTGAGAAATCATCCAAAATCCGAAAAATTCATCGAAAGCGCGTAGGTTCTGTCTGAATTAGAAAATATCACTGCGAATTTTTTGAATTGCCCGCTTCAACGGCTCAATATCTTGAGAGCAGATTTTGTAAATTTCTTCTGCATCATTGAAGTAGTTGTGCGCCAGTAGATTCCGAATTCCTTTGACTCCTTCCCAATCGATGCTCGGTTGCTGTTTAAAGAAATCTCTATCTGCACGCTTATCAATTCTTTGAACATTCTCGCCAATTGCAATGAGCATCATGGCAATTGCATCTAGCCGATCCAAACCCGCGTCATCGCGCAAAAAGTCCCCCGGAGAATCGATTCCTATAAAGCGCCGCTCGATTCTTCTGATCGCTTCTTCAATTTCAAGAAATAGCTCCAAGAGTATCGATCGATCACGCATACACCGCCTCTTGATCGATCCTGGCTTTGAGGAATTGATTCATGCCGTGCCAATAGCGAATCACGTCTACATCTCTGCCAAATTTTTCTTCCAACTCTGCCTTTAGGCTGGCGCGTTTCAGAATATCGGGCAGCATTTGCACCACGACATCAATATCGCTTTCCTCATGGGCTTCATTTCTGGCGACAGAGCCAAAGACCCCAATCTGACCTACCCCATAGCGTTGAGCGAGTTCGGGCTTGAGCGCTTTCAACTGAGCCAGAACTTCCTCTTTCGCAATCGGCTTCATTGAGCGGGTCGTCATTGTGATGCTTGGTAACGCTTGCTAGGTGGCTCTTGATGAGAATGCTCACCCACAATATTAACGCCATCAACGCCGCTTGCCGCTTGCAAGTTGCGTTCACGAAAACTAATGGAATGGCATCCGTCCCAGCCCTTATAGAATGGAGTATTAATGGAGTATTAAGCAGCGTCTCTCCATTGGGGCAATAAGGTTTTGATGTACACCTATGCGTTTGTCCTTCAGTCAACCGAGTCGATTGTGCTACCGGCGGGCATTAGCGGCGAGTTGATGCTGCTGTACGAACTGGGGGTGGGCGCGGTCGTGGAGCCGGGGCTGGACTTGGCCATGCTGGAGCAGAGCGACGAGCGGCTGATGCGGGCAGTCTTGCACCATGACCAGGTGATTCGTGAGGTGTTTGAGCAGGTTCCTGTGCTGCCGCTGCGGTTTGGCACGCAGTTTGTGTCGCAGGAAAAGCTGCTGGAGCATCTGCACGTCAATGCGGCTGGCTACCAGGCAACCCTGACGCGGCTGGTGGGGCAGGCTGAATATACGTTAAAACTATCGCCGCGATCGCCCGAATCTTCTGCCCCAAGCCCGCTGGCGACTGCCGGAACCGGACGCGACTATTTTCTAGCAAAAAAACAGCAATTTCAACAGCAGCTTGATCGCCAGCGGCAGCAGCAAGCAGAACTGGAAGCAATTAAAGGGGCGATCGCCCAGGCCTATCCCATGCTCCAGATCGACGCACCCCGCGATGGCGTAGAGCGGCTGCACCTATTGCTCAGTCGAGAGGCGGAGCCTGCGCTGCGGGCGCAACTGGAAGAGTGGCGATCGCGCTGTCCTGGCTGGCACATGGCGCTGAGTGAGGCGCTGCCGCCTTATCACTTTGTGTAGTTTTTGGGTTGGGTTTGCGTAATTTCTGGGGCAAGGGCTGAAACAATATTCAAGCCCCCAAACCGCAATAGCTCCGCTCCTGAACCGACCTGGATTTCAGCCCCCAACCCAGGCAGTGTGGACGGGGCTATTGCGCTGATTAGGGAAGGCATATTGATTTTGGATTTTGGATTGGCGATTTTTGGATTGCAGGGCTTTTAGCAGTTTCATTCAGTTTCATTCATGGGGTGGCTCAGGCGACTCAGGCGAATTGACAAAAGGATTGCTCATTTAAGGATTGCTCATTAAGGATTTGCTCACTGGCGAGATTGGGTGAAATTGCTCTGAAAATCTTCGTAAAATTGGAGTGAATGCCGGAGAACGGTCTGGCGGATACGGGATTTCCTGCATAGAATTGCTCTGAGTGGCAGTTTGCAATGTGCTGCTGGAACGGCAGCGTGCAGATTGGCTCAATGCGCTCAGGTTTTTCCTGTTCCTTGCAGTCCCCCAATTCCTAGACATCCTATGGCAGGTCAACTTTCTCCCTCTGCGTTTGTCCAGCGGCCCATTTCCTTTGGGACAGACGGCTGGCGCGGCATGATCGCAGCAGACTTTACCTTTGAGCGGGTGATGCAGGTTGCGCCACGGGCGGCGATCGCCCTAGAGCAGACGTATGGTGAACAAACCCAAAATCGCCTAGTGATTGTGGGCTACGATCGCCGCTTTTTGTCGCCGGAGTTTGCTCAGGTGGCGGCAGAGGCGCTACAAAAAGCGGGCTATGACGTATTGCTGTCGGAATCCTTTGCGCCAACGCCGGCCTTTAGCTGGGCGGCAAAGCAGCAAAACGCCCTGGGGGCCGTGGTGATTACTGCCAGCCATAATCCTGCGGCCTATTCGGGACTGAAGGTGAAGGCAGGCTTTGGCGGGTCGATTCCGCCGGAGGTGACGGCAAAGATTGAGACGCTGCTGGGACAGGAACTTCCCTCCGTAGAGCAGCCGGGGACGCTGCAAACCTTTAACCCGTGGACGAGCTATTGCGAAGGGCTGCGGGCCAAGGTGGATGTGGAAAAACTGCGGCAGGCGATCGCCACGGGCAAGCTCACCGTGTTTGCCGATGTGATGCACGGTGCAGCGTCGGGCGGGCTAGAGCAGCTTTTGGGCACGCCCATTCATGAGCTAAACGGCAGCGCAGATCCACTGTTTGGCGGCGGCGCACCAGAACCCCTGCCCCGCTACTTGCCCGACCTGCTCCACCAAATCCGAACCTATGAGCGGCGATCGCCCGATGAGCTAGTGGTGGGGCTGGTGTTTGATGGAGACAGCGATCGCATTGCCGCCGTCGATGGCGCAGGCAATTTCCTGAGTTCTCAAGTGCTGATTCCGGTGCTGATTCAGCACCTCGCTACCCATCGCGGCTTCACAGGTGAAATCGTCAAAACCATCAGTGGCTCGGATCTGATGCCCCTGGTTGCCAAGCTGCACAACCTGCCCGTCTATGAAACTGCGATTGGCTACAAATACATCGCCGACCGCATGTTGGAAAGTCAGGTTTTTCTGGGTGGCGAAGAATCCGGCGGCATCGGCTACGGCAACCACATTCCCGAACGCGACGCGCTGCTGTCGGCCCTGTATGTGCTGGAAGCCGTCGTAGACAGCGGCATGGATCTGAGCGACCAATACGCCGCGCTGCAAGCCAAAACGGGCTTTACCTCTGCCTACGACCGCATTGACCTGCCCCTGGCCAGCATGGACGTGCGATCGCGCTTGTTGAACCAGCTCAAGACCCAGCCCCCCCAGGCGATCGCCGGACAGTCGGTGCTGAGCATCCTGGATATCGACGGCTACAAGTTTCGTCTGGCAGATCAAAGCTGGCTGCTGATCCGCTTTAGCGGCACAGAACCCGTGTTACGCCTCTATTCGGAAGCCGCTACCCCAGAGCGTGTGCAGCAAAACTTGCACTGGGCCAAGGACTGGGCCAACTCTATTTCCGGTTAAAACAGCCCTCCGCCTTCTAGTTAAACCTTCTAGTTAAAACAGTCCTCCGCCATGCTAGCGAGGATTGGAGGTGCAGCGACTGATTCATTACTGATTTATTACTGATAGGACTTACGCACTTGCGATTGAAGTTCCTGGGTTTTGGACGATTTCTCGCGGGCGCAGCCCGCGAGAAATCGTCCAACTGCGTAAGTCCTAACTGATTCATTATTGGGTTCGTCCGCAGTGGCGGCTGCTCAAAGGCCCCACTCCAGCTATGGCAGTGGGGTTTTGCGATTCGGCATCCCGATATTTTGTGAGCAGGCTTTGTAAACCCCTGCTTTCTGCGATCCGATCGGGAAAAATCGCTGAGTGGAGCGGGCTTGATCCGTAGCCAATTCTGATAGGGAAATTGTCTCATCTGCTTCTAGGATGGCTGCCAATCTTGCAGGGGATTGATCAGCAGACCGGGACGCGCGATCGCCATTAATAGGTTTTCCTGATCAAACCTGACCCAAGTGCATGGATCCCAGTCTAGAATTCAGGCTGAATTACCGCTTGGGCGATCGCTCCTGAGTTTAAAGACTGACATCCAAGCAGGCGATCGCAGCATTCTAGGATGGTTAGATCGGCTAGGCTGCTCGATTGATTAACAAACCTGATCGGTGCAACCTGGGGATAAGATCAAATGCCAAATTAAACCAGGCTGCCATGACTTGAGAATTCTGGATTGGTTAGATAAACTGTGAGGGCGATCGCGCCTTGTGCCATTGGCAATTTTTTTGAATCAATTCCGAATTGGGGATTGATTTTCTAAATCTGTTATATACTGATAACTCAAAACAAGTAACTTGAGCGGAATTTCAAGCCCGTTGGGTAAGCGCTTAGATTATTAATTTATGCTTAAGCCTTATCGCGGTCGGGTTAATAGGGCACTCTCGCCTGAGTGTGTGAAGTCTCGATTTGAAATCTCCACTCGATGTTAGAGTTTGCCCTGGCATGATTGTCAGATTTGTCGGATTTGTCAGATTTGGTTGTCAGATTTTGATTGTCAGATGGGATTGTCAAAAATTAACCCAATTAACGTTATGTGATGGAGCGTGACCTGTGAGCATTTTTTCTAAGCTGCGTGACTTTGTGGGCCTGAATGATCCGGCCGACTATGAATATGAGTACGACGAAATGGACGGACAGGAATATCAGAATCTCTATCAAGAAGAGAACGTCCAGCCGCTCGTCGAAGAAGAACCGCGCCGTCGCCGGATGCGCGATCGCCCGCTGATGACCACTGATGTTGGCTCCGGTATGAGCAACGTGATTGGAATGCCCGGTGTAAACGGCATGTCTGAAGTCGTGGTTATGGAACCCCGTACCTTTGAAGAAATGCCCCAGGCAATTCGCGCCCTGCGGGAGCGCAAGTCTGTCGTGCTAAACCTGACCATCATGGACCCCGATCAGGCACAGCGAGCGGTCGATTTTTTGGCCGGCGGCACCTATGCGATCGACGGCCACCAGGAGCGAATCGGCGAGAGCATTTTCCTGTTTACGCCCAACTGCGTCCAGGTCAGCACCCAGCTCAACCCGCCTGCGGACATCCCGCTCCAGCAGCCCATGCGTCCCGGTCGCCCGATGACCTCCCCCGCTCCGACCTGGGGCGCAGATCCGCAAGCTCGTATGGCTTAAGTTTCAGAGGTCGCACTCGCAATCTCCCCCTTTTGGCTGCTTTGCAACGGCTGCTCAATCCGGCCGTTCTGGAGCTTGGCTGAAGGGGGTTTTGTGCTGTCTGGGTCTTGTGCTGTTTGCAGCAGTGCAGCATACCCAGAGCGAGACATCCACAGCAAGAAAGGAGGCAGTCGTGAAGCTGGGAATAATTGGTGGCGGCGTAATGGCAGAGGCTCTGCTGTCTCGCCTGCTAGATCAGGGCGTGTGCGCGTCGGATGAGGTGACGGTTGGGGAACCTGCGGCGGCACGGCGCGAGTATTTGGCAGAAGAATACGGTGTGCAGGTGACGGCGGAGAATGCCGATGCAATGCAACACGCCGACGTATTGCTGCTGTCAATCAAGCCGCAGGTCTTTGACTCTGTGGTTCAGGCGCTCCCCATGACCTCGTCGTCGATGCTGGTGCTGTCGATCTTGGCAGGGGTTCCGCTGCATAAACTGGAGGCTGGCTTTCCCAATTGCCCCGTTGTGCGAGCCATGCCAAACACGCCGGCCACCGTGGGCGCAGGGATGACGGCGATCGCCCCAGGTCGGCACACCCAGCCCAGCCACTTGGCGCAGGCTCGACAAATCTTTCAGGCCGTGGGCGAAGTCGTAGACGTGCCTGAGTCGCTGATGGATGCCGTCACGGGGCTGTCTGGGTCTGGCCCGGGCTATGTGGCGCTGATTGTAGAAGCGCTGAGCGATGGCGGCGTGGCGGCTGGTCTGCCCAGGGCGATCGCCACTCAGCTTGCCATCCAGACCGTGCGCGGCACAGCCCAACTCCTGGCGGAAACCGGCCTCCACCCTGGCGAATTGAAGGATCGCGTCACCAGCCCCGGCGGGACGACCATTGCAGGCATCGCTGCCTTAGAACAAGCCGGGCTCCGCGCTGCCCTGATCGAAGCGGTCAAAGCCGCCGCCGGGCGATCGCGCGAATTAGGCGGCTAGGGTCTGCCAAATCGCCAGATGCGCTGCAAACCCTGCGGCCCCTTAATCCAAAATCCCCAATCCAAAATCAACCCTCCCTACAAGCCCTGAACCCCATCCACCAGACCCCGACAAACGC
The Thermoleptolyngbya sichuanensis A183 DNA segment above includes these coding regions:
- a CDS encoding cell division protein SepF; amino-acid sequence: MSIFSKLRDFVGLNDPADYEYEYDEMDGQEYQNLYQEENVQPLVEEEPRRRRMRDRPLMTTDVGSGMSNVIGMPGVNGMSEVVVMEPRTFEEMPQAIRALRERKSVVLNLTIMDPDQAQRAVDFLAGGTYAIDGHQERIGESIFLFTPNCVQVSTQLNPPADIPLQQPMRPGRPMTSPAPTWGADPQARMA
- the proC gene encoding pyrroline-5-carboxylate reductase; the protein is MAEALLSRLLDQGVCASDEVTVGEPAAARREYLAEEYGVQVTAENADAMQHADVLLLSIKPQVFDSVVQALPMTSSSMLVLSILAGVPLHKLEAGFPNCPVVRAMPNTPATVGAGMTAIAPGRHTQPSHLAQARQIFQAVGEVVDVPESLMDAVTGLSGSGPGYVALIVEALSDGGVAAGLPRAIATQLAIQTVRGTAQLLAETGLHPGELKDRVTSPGGTTIAGIAALEQAGLRAALIEAVKAAAGRSRELGG
- a CDS encoding DUF5331 domain-containing protein, which translates into the protein MNVQYLRKSLKIAWLTYYRENREWIARLGVWVDCTGQRRPSSGFILGTLSTLEPQLTSLLPLIVDLSNDPDRIILALGLNFNPDDELDELDDDAPKMLPSRTLASETPLDLPETKPASKVPAVRLSSKIDEACTGVGERD
- a CDS encoding GvpL/GvpF family gas vesicle protein, producing the protein MYTYAFVLQSTESIVLPAGISGELMLLYELGVGAVVEPGLDLAMLEQSDERLMRAVLHHDQVIREVFEQVPVLPLRFGTQFVSQEKLLEHLHVNAAGYQATLTRLVGQAEYTLKLSPRSPESSAPSPLATAGTGRDYFLAKKQQFQQQLDRQRQQQAELEAIKGAIAQAYPMLQIDAPRDGVERLHLLLSREAEPALRAQLEEWRSRCPGWHMALSEALPPYHFV
- a CDS encoding nucleotidyltransferase family protein; the encoded protein is MTTRSMKPIAKEEVLAQLKALKPELAQRYGVGQIGVFGSVARNEAHEESDIDVVVQMLPDILKRASLKAELEEKFGRDVDVIRYWHGMNQFLKARIDQEAVYA
- a CDS encoding HepT-like ribonuclease domain-containing protein — translated: MRDRSILLELFLEIEEAIRRIERRFIGIDSPGDFLRDDAGLDRLDAIAMMLIAIGENVQRIDKRADRDFFKQQPSIDWEGVKGIRNLLAHNYFNDAEEIYKICSQDIEPLKRAIQKIRSDIF
- a CDS encoding ferredoxin:protochlorophyllide reductase (ATP-dependent) subunit N translates to MTLADTQPQALNFDCETGNYHTFCPISCVAWLYQKIEDSFFLVIGTKTCGYFLQNAMGVMIFAEPRYAMAELEEGDISAQLNDYEELKRLCEQIKRDRNPSVIVWIGTCTTEIIKMDLEGLAPKLEAEIGIPIVVARANGLDYAFTQGEDTVLAAMAARCPDKAPVLESEKAERNAVQRLLNFGRKQEDVKAEESEYVDHPPLVLFGSLPDPVVTQLTLELKKQGIRVSGWLPAKRFTELPVIEEGYYVCGVNPFLSRTATTLMRRRKCKLIGAPFPIGPDGTRAWVEKICSVFGIEPKGLEERETKIWEGLEDYVSLLRGKSVFFMGDNLLEISLARFLIRCGMTVPEIGIPYMDKRYQAAELALLEKTCAEMGVPLPRIVEKPDNYNQIQRIYDLNPDLVITGMAHANPLEARGINTKWSVEFTFAQIHGFANARDILELATRPLRRNTSLKDLGWDKLVKEEANV
- a CDS encoding phosphoglucomutase/phosphomannomutase family protein, yielding MAGQLSPSAFVQRPISFGTDGWRGMIAADFTFERVMQVAPRAAIALEQTYGEQTQNRLVIVGYDRRFLSPEFAQVAAEALQKAGYDVLLSESFAPTPAFSWAAKQQNALGAVVITASHNPAAYSGLKVKAGFGGSIPPEVTAKIETLLGQELPSVEQPGTLQTFNPWTSYCEGLRAKVDVEKLRQAIATGKLTVFADVMHGAASGGLEQLLGTPIHELNGSADPLFGGGAPEPLPRYLPDLLHQIRTYERRSPDELVVGLVFDGDSDRIAAVDGAGNFLSSQVLIPVLIQHLATHRGFTGEIVKTISGSDLMPLVAKLHNLPVYETAIGYKYIADRMLESQVFLGGEESGGIGYGNHIPERDALLSALYVLEAVVDSGMDLSDQYAALQAKTGFTSAYDRIDLPLASMDVRSRLLNQLKTQPPQAIAGQSVLSILDIDGYKFRLADQSWLLIRFSGTEPVLRLYSEAATPERVQQNLHWAKDWANSISG